GCATTGGCACTGATCATCACCCTCTTGCTGAGCGCATGCGTCTATACCGAGACTCCGTATGGGCGCACCGCCGTCTTGGACCTGCCCGTCCACTCGCAAACCACTGTCAACAAAACCGTAACCATCAACGCCCCGCCCGGGACGACCGTCATCTATCAAGACAGCGAACCCGTCCGCAATTACCCGGCCTATCCCGTTTATCCCCGCCGGGTTTATCGTTATCGATAAACAACGCTGACCGTTTGAAACCATATATTCAGACGACCTGTTGAGAGACCAACCATGAAATACATCCTTCCCCTGCTTTTACTCCTGAGCGCCTGCACACCGGACACCAAGACCACAGATGCCGCATCCGCCCCCAAAACACACGGCTTTGCACACCGCCTGACCGAAGGCGAAAAACTACTGACCCAAGCCCTCATCAAACAAGACCTCGCTGCCTACTTCAAACACGAAACCGGCGGCGCATTTGCCGAACAAGCTCCCTTATTCTCGGCCCAGCAACTTGCCGAACAGAAAAACATCCCCAAAAACGATGCCATCGGCGTTTACGGCAAAATCATCAAAACCCAAGGCCGCACCGCCTGGCTGCAAACCGACAAGCAAACCCTCAAACTCGATTTGGCCGAACCGCTGCAAGAAGCTCAAGGCGAAGTTACCCTTGTCTGCCAACACGAAAACACCGCATTCCAAGACTGCCAAACAGAAGAAAACTTCGCCCGACGCTTTACCGAACAAATTTTCTCGGCGGTCGAGTCCGGACGCGTATCCGCCCAAACAGACGCACCGGCCGAAGAAATCATGGCCGGCCGCCTCATCCCGTTTTTAAGTGCCGCCAGC
This genomic interval from Neisseria sp. Marseille-Q5346 contains the following:
- a CDS encoding methionine-binding protein, whose amino-acid sequence is MKALALIITLLLSACVYTETPYGRTAVLDLPVHSQTTVNKTVTINAPPGTTVIYQDSEPVRNYPAYPVYPRRVYRYR